ACAACACTTTGTCGCCGGTGCAAGTGTAAACTGTAATCTGACGGGCTAGGCTTCGGCTACTACACGATGAGAGGATATCCAACGACCAACGTGCCAAGAAGAGCCCAACGCCCGCCACACGCTCCCACCCGGACCTCGGCGCCGCCCGGCCGACCCGAATGGCGACTCTCTCCGCCCCCTTGCTCCGTTCCCACCACCGTCACCTCCCCGTCACCTCATCGCCGCGCCGCTGCTCGACCGCCGCCGCCTTCCCGCGCGGCTTCGCTCCCCTCGAACCCCTCTCCTCCCGCCGGCCCTCACGCACCGCCGCCCGCTCTGCCTCAACCTCGGCAGCGGCACCGGAGGCTGCGGAGGCAACGGGACACGCGGCCCAGGCCGaaacggccggggaggaggaggtggaggcgcggGTCGTGCTGCCCACTAACGAGTCCTCCGAGAACCTGCTGCGCATCCGCCACACCGTACTGCTCCTACCCTCCATTTCCCCTCTTCCTCCGTGCTTCAATTGCCGTAATTGTAGTTGATTCAGTCATTCAGTTTGTTATCGTTCCATGTGTATCGCTGACTGACTTGATGCTGGCTGATTTCGTGTTCAGTCACTCAGTTCTCTTACTGTCCCAACTGTACAAGTTTTGGTTAATTTCTGCTGCATGGTTAATTTGCAGTGTGCCCATGTCATGGCCATGGCCGTACAGAAGCTGTTCCCCAACTCCAAAGTGACCATAGGCCCCTGGATAGACAATGGCTTCTACTACGACTTCGACATGGAGCCGCTCACGGATAAGGACCTCAAGAAGATCAAGAAGGAGATGGTGGGCATACATTGGTTGCGTTTGATCAACGGATTGGGTTTCTAAGCGTCGATTGAGGGGTTTAATTTGTTTTCCATGGTATGTTGGTAGGACCGAATCATTCGACGGAACCTCCCATTGGTGAGGGAGGAGGTGTCCAgggaagaggctcagaagaggatCCAAGCGCTTAACGAGCCATATAAGCTGGAGATTTTGGAGAGAATTAAGGAAGAACCCATCACAATTTATCACATTGGTAAATATTGTTGTTTGGTATCAGCGTTATCTGTCCGATGCCTGTTATTTGCTACTGCCTCTGTCCCATAAagtgtcaaaaacgctcttatattatgtgaCTGAGGGAGTATTACTGAATAATACGGATTGGTGGATTTTGTGTACTTACTGCTGGATTTATTGGGTCATGCAGGAGAAGAGTGGTGGGATCTGTGTGCTGGCCCTCATGTTGAGTCTACTGGCAAGATACAGAGAAAGGCTGTTGAGCTCGAGTCTGTTGCTGGTGCTTACTGGAGAGGTGATGAGAATAATCAAATGCTACAAAGGATATATGGGACTGCATGGGAGAGTGAAGATCAATTGAAGGCTTACATCCACTTCAAAGAGGAGGCCAAGCGCAGAGACCATCGGCGACTAGGTCAGGACCTTGATCTGTTCTCTATACAGGTATGAGCTTACATTCTTGCTTCTAACATTTACTTAAGAAACCATCTGATAGTACTCCCTTAGTAATTGAAGCATAGCCTCAACTTTCCCAGTGTCTGACAGTATCGGACTTCAACAGTTTGTTGACCCCTAAAAGTTTGACGGCATCATGCTAGCATTCATGCTTGCAAGAAAGCGATCAACATATCCAACAAAAGTAACTAAATGATATTACCACACCATGTGATATGAAGGGATCCCTTCACTCTTGTGGCCTAGCAGTGGTCTTATTTTGACAACACATCTGTGTTCACGGATATTTGCTGTCTCTGtgaattctagcaaaaatcatctattttgtttCTCTGCTATTTCTGTTGATAGTGACTGTAGCCAATGAACTTTTAACAGGAAGATGCTGGCGGGGGTTTAGTATTCTGGCATCCAAAAGGTGCTATTATCAGACACATTTTAGAAGATTCGTGGAAACAAACTCACCTGCAACGTGGTTATGATCTATTGTACACTCCACATGTTGCGAAGGCTGATCTCTGGAAGATTAGTGGACATATAGATTTCTACAAAGAGAACATGTACAACCAAATGGATGTAGAAGATGAGCCGTATCAACTTCGGCCCATGAATTGCCCTTACCACATCTTGGTATACAAGAGAAAGCTACAATCATACAGGGATTTACCCATCAGAGTGGCAGAGCTTGGAACTGTCTACAGATATGAGCTCTCTGGTGCTCTGCATGGGCTGTTCCGCGTAAGAGGGTTTACACAGGTATTTCCTTGATTCTGAATTTAATTCTCTTAtatttttctgtctaattgcgtGATGATGTTTTCCTGTATTCTGCAATCACCATATAAATATTGAACATCATGAAAGGTTTTGTGTTCTTCTGAGATGGCATCTGCTTTGTCATACTTAGGAATTTGTCCTTTTCTACAAGCGTTCTGCGTTTATGCTTCCTTTCGCCTGGACTATTTTCCACATTTTTGTTTTATCCAGTATGGCTGCTGAAGTAAAGCCATTGTCTAATAACTTGCATTCCAGATGGAGTCCTTTTGTAGTGTTCTATTAATGTGGAGGTTATGATATTTGTAAAATTATTCCCACTGCTCTGACATTGCTAGCAAGTGCTGCACTAGGTTTTTGCAACAGGTTTTGGACCATCCAAATACCCGTTAAATGTTCTTTGTAAAAAAGTAATAATCTTAAAATGTGTTTATTACGCAGGATGATGCCCACATATTTTGTCTCGAGGACCAGATAAAAGATGAAATTAGAGGAGTTCTTGATTTAACTGAAGAAATACTGGGGCAGTTTGGCTTCCGGAATTATGAGGTAAACCTTTCAACCAGGCCAGAAAAATCTGTTGGCAGTGACGACATATGGGAAAAGGCAACAATTGCTCTGAAAGACGCGCTGGATGATAAAGGTTGGGGGTACACGATTGATGAAGGGGGAGGTGCTTTCTATGGTCCGAAAATTGATTTGAAAATTGAGGATGCTCTTGGAAGAAAATGGCAATGTTCCACTGTGCAGGTAAGTTATATATTTTTCTACAAAGAATAAGCAAATTCGTGGATTCTTTGAAGGGGAAAGAGCATATAACACCATTCGATCTTCATATATTTTAGGTTGACTTCAATTTGCCTGAACGGTTTGACATCACTTATGTTGACTCGCATACTGAGAAGAAACGACCTATCATGATTCATAGAGCCATCCTTGGGTCTTTGGAGCGTTTTTTTGGCATCCTCATTGAAAACTATGCTGGTGATTTTCCACTTTGGCTTGCTCCAACCCAAGCCCGTATTCTACCTGTCACAAACAATGAGGTTCGCTCCCTTTACCTTGCATTAGTTTCACTTGTTCAACCAATATTTTTACCTTGTACTGTAGTAGATTTGTGCAAAGTAAAGAAGGTACTGTATATCTAGGCGACCCTAGGCAGGACAACAACATCCTTCTCTACTTTATTCTACTTGGATGAATTATTTTTTTGAGTGTAGATTAAATTACGTTAACTTAATATATGTTTTCCCTTGCGCTTCTATTTATTTGTTATTTCACCGCCACACACACATCAAATGCTTTATTTTTGTTAGCATCAGTGACGAATCCATGACAtgtttcaaattttcagttgcagTACTGTAACGAGGTGGCTTCGGAGCTGAAATCAAGAGGTATCCGCGCCGAGGTATGCCACGGCGAGCGTCTGCCGAAGTTAATCAGAAACGCCGAAACACAAAAGGTGCCGCTGATGGCTGTCGTTGGCCCCAAGGAAGTCGAGGCCAGGACGCTCACCATCAGGTCCAGGCATAACGGGGAGATGGGCACCATGCCCGTCGACAATTTCATCAGCAAAATCCAATCGGCCGTCACTGACAAATCCTCGCTGTAGATACCCCTGTCTGTTAAAACTTCAGTTCATATTGTAGAGCACCAGATCTTCTGCTGCACATACACCGCAGGAGTGGAGCGCTTCCGACGAAAACGAGCATGGAGGTCCAGCAATTTTGTGCACAATTGCCATCACCACATGTCCACATTATAGTCAGGAACAGGAGCCCAGCATTCTTGATTGTACATAGTTTGTGACCGCATTCCGGTGCAAGTTTTCAGCTAGGCCTTCTTGCTTGCAGCTCCTTAGACAATCACGTCGATGATGTTACAGAAATGATGCGACTGCGATCTGCATTGCACCTGCACATCGTTGGCATGTCATGCATCTCCAGGCAGCGGTGGGAGGGCTTGATTAGACCGGCTAAACCCAGCAGGATGGATTGCCTGGTCGGCAGACAAACTGTAATGGCCACTTGCTGCTGCAGGGTGAGCAATTGTGTGCTCTGCTGAGTGGTTAAGTCGTGCCGCCGAGATGAATTGGGCTGTGAGGCGGGGACCCGACGACCCGATTGATTGGGGCGTCACTCGCTGCGGATGGGACGGCGTCGTGGGGATCTATGATTGGAGCGTGATGGACGGACCGAATTTTACCGGGCAAGTCGACAACACCTGGGACAAAAACCTGCAGGATTGGGGCACACTGGGATAGGTAACTTCTTCACCCCAGATCAGATCTTCACTTACCCCGCGACGTCAGTAAAAGATCTACTGTGGTAGCATAAAGCGGTGGGACCACGTAGCAGAGGAGCACATCAGGAACTAACTCAATCTTGCTCTTTTTTTTTTATGAGGAGGGCAGGAGGCCTGCCGATTTCATTAAGATAAGAAAAAGCGAAATACAGACTTGTCATCTTCCTGGGTGGAAGAAAGACGGAGAGACGTAGATCACCTCCGGAGGTAAAGCCTTTTCAGCTAGATCCGTAGACCATCTAGCGATGGCTACAAGCATACGAAACACGTCATTTTTAACATCAggattgtttttttttttttgcgatgaTAAAAGAAAAGTTAACTAGCTAAGAAATGAAGAGACGGTACATCATAGACAAAAGGCATTCTTCCTTTGTTGTACTACCACTAAATTAAAAGCCCACATCGAATGGAGCAAGTTTGCTGGGTTTGCCAGCTTACTACAAATTAAATTATTATATGCGCGGCACCATTTTTTCGGTTGAGTTCACAGCAATGATTCGCGAGACACGGAGGAGAAAAAAAAGCCCCAATTAATCCGCACTAACTCGACTCtatctgctgctacttcttcgagCAGGGCATCTCAGTTCTCACACATGATGATCATCAACACGCCCCAACTAACGCTAGCAGTACAGTTGTACCAGCGCGCGCCGTGCCGTGCCGCGAGCGGGAGGCCTCCTCCCGCAGTCGTGACCATCACGTCGCCTCCACTCCCCTCCCCCGCCCCGGTCTCCTCCCTCCTTAATTCCTTATCCTCTCTGGCGCGCCGCTGCCTGGATCCAACCGTCCCgtcgcccctccctctctctctgatcCGCGCGCTCCCTTTTTGGAGCCTTGCGCCGCGCCCCTTTCTCCCTGTCCAAACCCGCTTCGGCGTCCCTCCTTTTGTTGCCCCCGAGCGACCGAGCGAGCTCTCGGTGCCCGTGCCGCCTTCCTCCACCGCCCGCTTCCGCCTTTTCGCCACGCCCCCCTCTTTCTGTCCCCGCCTCTTCTTGGCTAGCCGTTGAGGAGTTGAGGAAGGAGCGGCCATTGCGGTGGTGTGTGTGAGCTGCGAGGTGAGGTGAGGATGTCGTCCGCGGTGGAAGCCATCTCCTGCTCCAAGGtcgccgcggccgcggccgggcCTGAGGAGGCCAAGGAGTGCGCGGCGGTCGCGGAGCACGGcagcggcaacggcaacggcgggGGTGACGCCGCGCCGCATTGCGGCAAGGgcgtggaggaggaggacgaggaggacggcgagaaGGTCCCCGAGCACATCGACCTCGGCCCCATCCTCAGCATCAAGGACCAGCTGGAGAAGGACAAGGTATATAACTATATATATGTCAGCATTCGCCGCATTCTGTAGCCATCACCGCCGGAGTTGTTCGCTCGCTGCTGCACTCTCCAATTGCGTTTTGCTGCACCGATGGGTCGGTTGATGCCGATGCGTCTCCTTTCTTCGTTGCAGGACGACGAGAGCCTGCGGAGGTGGAAGGAGCAGCTCCTCGGCAGCGTGGACTTGAACTCCGTCGGAGGTAAGTAAACCTCTGCAACCATGCAACAGCTTCTTGGCCGGCGAAAAATCGGTAACTGCTCGCGTTCAATTTCCCCGCCCGACGCCCGTCCTCGTGATCCCGCGTAATGGCGGGCGCCACCACCAGCACGTAGGGGCAGGGCACTTGCGCAGTTTGGCATGTGAGCATGCACCGCCGTGTTCGGCTGTCAAGTGTCAACACGCACGGCCCCGTGAACACAACCCATCCGTTGCTTTCCGTCCGTGCTCGGCTTAAACATATCATCTGGACGGACCCGTCCCTGcaccggccggccggccggccgtgCCGTGGAGTCGGGGAAAATGTAAAAGGTGGTGGGCTCCGTTGTCTCGGTCGACCTGGCCTGCCGGACGGCGCCTGTCCGGCCTTGTCCTTTCCTGCTAATCATTTCGTAGGAAAAAAAACACGCATGGATCCGGACCTCCTTTTCTCGAATGCACTGGACTGCTCGGTCCCCGTACGTTGCCGTGCATGGTTCAAGTGTCGTGCCTTCGCCATTGACGATACGATATGCATTCAGAACTTTCAGATACCGATATGTGGGTAGTGCCTTCTTCCTACCCTGAAAGCGATGTATCCAGACCGGGGAACAAGGCATGATTTGTCGTGGTGATAGCCAAGTTTTTGTGACTTCTGGTCCGATCATGGCCAGCACGTCTTGCacttgcagctgcagggccttgttTGTCCAACAGAATGAAAAAAACCTTTAGGCGCGTTCATGTTTCTAGGATggcgtttcttccatgagagtttgGAATTCGAAACGATCTGAGATTTCAAATGCACGGTGGTTTATTGATTGATGTGATGCAGAGACGCTGGAGCCGGACGTGAAGATCATGAGCCTGTCCATCCAGTCCCCGGGGCGGCCGGACATCTTCCTGCCGCTGCCGGCGGAGCCGAGCGGCAAGGGGGTGTGGTTCACCCTCAAGGAAGGCTCCCCGTACAAGCTCAAGTTCACCTTCTCCGTCAGCAACAACATCGTCTCCGGCCTCCGCTACACCAACACCGTCTGGAAGACCGGCATCAAAGGTACTACCACCACCGTTCTCTGCTTGGAGTTGACGGATGTGGGTCATGTGGTGCTCATTCCTAATGCTGGCGGCGGCTTTGGTGGTGCAGTGGACAGCGCCAAGGAGATGCTGGGCACATTCAGCCCGCAGCCGGAGCCGTACGCGTACGTGACGCCGGAGGAGACCACGCCGTCCGGGATGTTTGCCCGGGGATCCTACTCTGCCAAGACCAAGGCAAGTGAACGACGATCGAGTTTAACTATTCAGAGATGCACATCCTTAGCTGCTTCAATATTATTCACGGTCGTCAACGTTAATTTGTTTGGGTCTTGGCAGTTCCTGGACGACGACCGGAAGTGCTACCTGCAGATCAACTACACCTTCGACATACGCAGGGAGTGGCCGTCGTCAGGCTGAGCCCGATTTGTCCGGTGGCTGCCGAagtgcctgcctgcctgcctgggTTACTGCTGTTACCGTTGCCGTTGAAGCAGATCGGTCTTTGTTTCGTTTGCAGTTTTACTATTCCTGCCTGTTTTTCGTGGTTGCCGTTGCCTTAGGGCTCTTGTCTCCTgtggtgcgtgcgtgcgtgcgtgcgtgcgtgtaaATTGGTTCGGTTGTTTATGTGTAAAATGTCAGTGCGTCCGTCTGTGTGTGAGAGAGCGCTTTGCCAATTGTCAGGGTCTGTTTTAAGGAACGAACTGTAATATTGACTTCATGTAATGCACCAGAGCGACGCAGCTGCACGCACTTCGTGTAATGCTCGAGAAAGAAAGAATATTTGCCACTCACTTTTTGAAGGTTGGAATTCATATTTTGACCAGCGACTTTGTTTGTCACTGGCAAAAGAACCCGTGCATTGCAACAGGATAATAAAACAATGGTTTTCAAATTAAGTCTCAAATATTCACGCTTTGCGCATATACACGTATTTGATGTTTACGCATCAAAGACAGGTGCTTGGATCGAGGTTGTAGTTGATCCTTGATGCGTGTAATTTTTCCAGTACATCTTCGATGCATGTATGAGAAGGAAAAGAAAATGTCAGTCCATGATGGATGGAAAAATGAAGGGCACTACGATGTATGAATAATTCGGAGGAACGCTCATTTTTCACTTACACGAATGACATGGTGGGTATTTTATTTCAACCTTAGTGATGGTTTTGATAACAACTGAAAATTCAGAGAAACAATTAACAACGAGTTATTTTCACTTACGGATAACGGGGTGGACAATTTACTTCAACTTTAGAAGCAGTTTCCAtaaaatcaaagaagcaattaacgAAGAGTTTTTTTTACTTACGAATTTCAAGGGCAGTATCAATAACAGACGAAAACATTATAAAAAATAATTAAGAAATAGTTTTTTTACTTACGGGTGGCAAGGTGAGTAATTTAGTTCAACTTTATGGGCATCATTGGATAGGTGAATAGACCAAAAAAACCCAGAGAAACACATCATTCTctgttattaggtatagatatataTTTGATAAAAAAGGGTATAGATATATATAGATGTGTAAGTGAAATTGTTTTTGCTTCGGACTTCCGGAGTTGCTAATTGCCTAACTTCAACATGAACATGATGTGCGCACACTCGGGCCTGCTACTTGTGTTGGCGTTGATTTTTTTCTTCAaagagaaagggtgatgtagtaaagTAAAAATAAGTATTTTTTTTAGTTAAAAAACAAGGTTTATCAAATCAATAGGAAACCACGTAAATGAACGGTGGACaatacatgcacacacacaaataattaCTTGCACCTAATACAGACAAgaaagttgtcaatccctttgccGTTAATTGCAAGAGATAATTCCGATAGTGTAGGATAAATAATTATAAATAAAAAGGTAATAAATTACAACAAgtgtatttttatgtttttggTAAATATAATTGGTGAATGGACCCGAGGGTCATGGAGTTCACTAGGTACACCACTCTCATGAGCATAGTaactgtgggtgaacaaattactattggaaaATTGATAAAAAACAAATTATTATGATATTATTCATGGCTTGACCAATGTATATGCATTATGTCCAtgacaagtagaccaaaacgactctgcatctactactattacttcacccatcgaccgctatccaacatgcatctatagtattaagttcataaaaaCCAGAGTAATGTT
This genomic stretch from Hordeum vulgare subsp. vulgare chromosome 6H, MorexV3_pseudomolecules_assembly, whole genome shotgun sequence harbors:
- the LOC123401941 gene encoding LOW QUALITY PROTEIN: threonine--tRNA ligase, chloroplastic/mitochondrial 2 (The sequence of the model RefSeq protein was modified relative to this genomic sequence to represent the inferred CDS: deleted 1 base in 1 codon), with the translated sequence MATLSAPLLRSHHRHLPVTSSPRRCSTAAAFPRGFAPLEPLSSRRPSRTAARSASTSAAAPEAAEATGHAAQAETAGEEEVEARVVLPTNESSENLLRIRHTCAHVMAMAVQKLFPNSKVTIGPWIDNGFYYDFDMEPLTDKDLKKIKKEMDRIIRRNLPLVREEVSREEAQKRIQALNEPYKLEILERIKEEPITIYHIGEEWWDLCAGPHVESTGKIQRKAVELESVAGAYWRGDENNQMLQRIYGTAWESEDQLKAYIHFKEEAKRRDHRRLGQDLDLFSIQEDAGGGLVFWHPKGAIIRHILEDSWKQTHLQRGYDLLYTPHVAKADLWKISGHIDFYKENMYNQMDVEDEPYQLRPMNCPYHILVYKRKLQSYRDLPIRVAELGTVYRYELSGALHGLFRVRGFTQDDAHIFCLEDQIKDEIRGVLDLTEEILGQFGFRNYEVNLSTRPEKSVGSDDIWEKATIALKDALDDKGWGYTIDEGGGAFYGPKIDLKIEDALGRKWQCSTVQVDFNLPERFDITYVDSHTEKKRPIMIHRAILGSLERFFGILIENYAGDFPLWLAPTQARILPVTNNELQYCNEVASELKSRGIRAEVCHGERLPKLIRNAETQKVPLMAVVGPKEVEARTLTIRRGPDDPIDWGVTRCGWDGVVGIYDWSVMDGPNFTGQVDNTWDKNLQIGAHWDRLVIFLGGRKTERRRSPPEEAKECAAVAEHGSGNGNGGGDAAPHCGKGVEEEDEEDGEKVPEHIDLGPILSIKDQLEKDKDDESLRRWKEQLLGSVDLNSVGETLEPDVKIMSLSIQSPGRPDIFLPLPAEPSGKGVWFTLKEGSPYKLKFTFSVSNNIVSGLRYTNTVWKTGIKVDSAKEMLGTFSPQPEPYAYVTPEETTPSGMFARGSYSAKTKFLDDDRKCYLQINYTFDIRREWPSSG